The Verrucomicrobium spinosum DSM 4136 = JCM 18804 genome includes a region encoding these proteins:
- a CDS encoding ABC transporter permease produces MTLAPPAPPKALIESPWRTARRRLFSNARSVTGLAFLTLLFAFCIIGPALSPYKQTEQNLDNKTAAPNASHWMGTDPLGRDVMTRTMYGGRVTLLVGFVATGVAVAIGVLYGMVSGLVGGRTDSAMMRVVDILYAFPFLNFVIILTAVLGTHPFLVGAEAWVLDKLSVIPALKGAATDLGFNASFLLLFAAIGAVEWLTMARVVRAQVLSLKNQEFITAARSYGAGTGRILLRHLLPNVIGPVIVYASLTVPGVMLLEATLSFLGLGIQPPASSWGVLINDGAQRMDTAPWLLLFPGVFFSLTLLSLNFVGDGLRDALDPRSIR; encoded by the coding sequence ATGACCCTGGCTCCTCCCGCGCCTCCCAAGGCCCTCATCGAATCTCCCTGGCGCACAGCAAGGCGGCGGTTGTTCAGCAATGCGCGCTCTGTGACCGGCCTCGCTTTTCTCACTCTGCTCTTTGCCTTCTGCATCATCGGTCCGGCCCTTTCTCCCTACAAACAGACCGAGCAGAATCTGGACAACAAGACGGCCGCTCCCAACGCCAGTCACTGGATGGGCACCGATCCCTTGGGCCGGGACGTGATGACCCGCACCATGTATGGAGGTCGCGTCACGCTGCTGGTAGGGTTTGTGGCGACGGGCGTCGCCGTGGCCATTGGCGTCCTCTATGGCATGGTATCAGGCCTGGTGGGGGGGCGCACAGACTCCGCGATGATGCGGGTGGTGGACATTCTTTATGCCTTCCCCTTCCTGAACTTTGTGATCATTCTCACCGCGGTTCTGGGAACTCACCCTTTCCTGGTGGGAGCTGAGGCCTGGGTCCTGGACAAGCTCTCCGTGATCCCTGCGCTGAAGGGAGCCGCTACGGATCTCGGCTTCAATGCCAGTTTCCTTCTGCTCTTCGCGGCCATTGGTGCGGTGGAGTGGCTGACCATGGCTCGTGTGGTCAGAGCCCAGGTGCTTTCACTCAAAAACCAGGAGTTCATCACTGCTGCCCGAAGCTACGGCGCTGGCACTGGCCGCATCCTTCTGCGGCATTTGCTTCCGAACGTCATCGGACCAGTGATCGTGTACGCCAGCCTCACCGTGCCCGGAGTGATGCTGCTGGAGGCCACGCTCAGTTTCCTCGGTCTCGGCATTCAGCCGCCCGCTTCGTCGTGGGGCGTGCTCATCAATGACGGTGCGCAGCGCATGGACACCGCCCCCTGGTTGTTGCTCTTCCCTGGCGTATTTTTCTCCCTGACTCTGCTCTCGCTGAACTTCGTGGGCGATGGATTGCGCGACGCCCTGGATCCCCGGAGCATCCGCTAG
- a CDS encoding Gfo/Idh/MocA family protein, with amino-acid sequence MSDPRELRIGIIGCDTSHAIEFTARLNDAGHPGHVAGARVVAAHPTVSPDMPWSQTRAAGFVEELKTRHGVEMVGSSEALLERCDAVLLCSLDGRAHPEQVAPVLRAGLPVFLDKPVAGSLTEAERIYELAAETGTPLFSCSALRWYPGIQSLVAADAGVVRGAVSYGPAPIEPTHPDLFFYGIHPTEALFTVLGTGCQSVQRTTTPHLSVVTGLWKDEKVGTLHALHRWPAEYKVIKFGDAAVVEQQDAGDYTPLLRQIIAFFGSGVAPVSEAETLEIYAFMAAADESKRRGGARVELNEVRGERWRI; translated from the coding sequence ATGAGTGATCCCCGCGAACTTCGCATCGGCATCATCGGCTGCGATACGTCGCACGCGATCGAGTTCACTGCCCGCCTGAATGATGCGGGGCACCCCGGCCATGTGGCCGGGGCCCGGGTGGTGGCCGCCCATCCCACGGTGAGCCCGGACATGCCCTGGAGCCAGACCCGGGCGGCCGGGTTCGTGGAGGAATTAAAGACCCGCCATGGTGTGGAGATGGTCGGGAGCAGCGAAGCCCTGCTGGAACGATGTGACGCGGTCCTGCTGTGCAGCCTGGATGGCCGGGCCCACCCCGAGCAGGTGGCACCCGTATTGCGGGCGGGATTGCCGGTGTTCCTGGACAAGCCTGTGGCGGGCAGTTTGACGGAGGCGGAGCGCATTTATGAACTGGCTGCGGAAACGGGCACCCCGCTCTTCAGCTGCTCCGCCTTGCGTTGGTATCCTGGCATCCAATCTCTGGTCGCAGCCGATGCAGGAGTTGTCCGGGGAGCGGTCTCTTATGGGCCGGCCCCGATCGAGCCCACCCATCCGGACCTGTTCTTTTACGGCATCCATCCCACCGAGGCGTTGTTCACGGTGCTGGGCACTGGTTGTCAGAGTGTGCAACGCACCACCACGCCTCATCTGTCCGTGGTGACCGGGTTGTGGAAGGATGAAAAGGTGGGCACTCTGCATGCGCTCCATCGCTGGCCCGCAGAGTACAAAGTGATCAAGTTCGGCGACGCGGCGGTGGTGGAGCAACAGGATGCCGGGGACTACACGCCGCTGCTGAGACAGATCATTGCCTTCTTTGGCTCGGGTGTGGCTCCGGTGTCTGAAGCTGAGACCCTGGAGATCTACGCTTTCATGGCAGCCGCAGACGAGAGCAAACGTCGTGGCGGGGCCCGGGTAGAGCTCAATGAAGTGCGCGGCGAGCGCTGGCGGATTTAG
- a CDS encoding right-handed parallel beta-helix repeat-containing protein, which translates to MRSFVALCALSASVSSLLALEVQVSPAGPVKTLEQARDAVRSWRVGEGKGKAEPVTVRLAPGTYPITHPVTFGPEDGGTAESPVTYEGGGKAVISGGRGITGWQDAGNGIWVAEIPEVKEGKWYFQDLWINGRRATRARTPNTRYFHATRPALEAPEGAPPMGKPEFTAFYAEVDDLAPLGKLGQHELKDAEVVVFQTWQIARHRVAFLKPEAGYVQFTAGSRWPFLVYETRQRYFLENMKSALDAPGEWFLDRSGKLFYKPLPGEELGKVDAVAPVADQLIQIQGAPEKGEFVQHLHFKGLAFKHSRFELGKDGHIDSQADSKIPGAVMLDGVKNVTFESCEIAHTGIYAIWFRKGCTESAITRSYLHDMGAGGVRIGDVPLDPDPRGRTHHITVHNNIIHTGGRYFMGSVGVFITHSGENTITHNDIGDFFYSGVSAGWVWGYAESVAHHNKIEFNHIHHLGYGVLSDMGAVYLLGPASGTTVSNNHAHHVNGYRYGGWGLYTDEGSSGVLMENNLVHHTRHAGFHQHYGKDNIIRNNIFAFGEEAQIQRSRTEEHLSFSYQNNIVYFDSGLLLYGQWKSPKVRMEQNLYWDASKRPIDFGGGDFAAWQKQGYDRGSKIADPVFVDVAKSDFHLKPESPALTMGFKPFDYSQAGVTGDDAWKQLAASLKPLELEREELPKFTLHDDFESTPVGKTMWNGRVSTDEKGGTILVSEDHAKSGKRSLKFQDAPGLTQRYQPHLSFDLNHKTGTTTVGFNLWLEPEAEFTHEWRDKNAPYRAGPSLEIRKGSLKVAGKELLKLEPAQWMGIEIRAALGESSTAKWDLTVTLPDGTRKEFKELAFKNPDLQQLESMVFVSDANVATSFSLDDLDIHNE; encoded by the coding sequence ATGAGATCGTTCGTCGCGCTTTGTGCCCTCAGTGCCAGTGTTTCCTCCCTCCTCGCGCTGGAGGTTCAGGTCAGTCCGGCTGGACCGGTGAAGACGCTGGAGCAGGCTCGGGATGCGGTGCGGAGCTGGCGGGTGGGTGAGGGCAAGGGAAAAGCGGAGCCGGTCACCGTGCGATTAGCGCCCGGCACGTATCCCATTACCCACCCGGTGACCTTCGGTCCTGAGGACGGTGGCACTGCCGAATCACCAGTCACTTATGAGGGCGGCGGCAAAGCGGTCATCAGCGGGGGGAGGGGCATCACTGGGTGGCAGGATGCGGGCAATGGCATCTGGGTGGCCGAGATCCCAGAGGTGAAAGAAGGGAAGTGGTACTTCCAGGACCTCTGGATCAATGGCCGGCGTGCCACCCGGGCCAGGACTCCCAACACCCGCTACTTCCACGCCACGCGTCCCGCACTGGAGGCTCCAGAAGGGGCACCACCCATGGGCAAGCCGGAGTTCACTGCCTTCTATGCGGAGGTGGATGACCTCGCTCCGTTGGGCAAGCTGGGGCAGCATGAGCTCAAGGACGCCGAAGTGGTGGTGTTCCAGACCTGGCAGATCGCCCGCCACCGGGTGGCTTTCCTGAAACCTGAGGCAGGTTATGTCCAGTTCACCGCCGGCTCGCGCTGGCCCTTCCTGGTCTATGAGACCCGGCAGCGTTATTTCCTGGAGAACATGAAATCGGCGCTGGACGCTCCCGGGGAGTGGTTTCTGGACCGGTCAGGGAAGCTCTTCTACAAGCCGTTGCCAGGCGAGGAACTGGGCAAAGTGGATGCCGTGGCTCCGGTGGCCGACCAGTTGATCCAGATTCAGGGAGCGCCAGAAAAAGGCGAGTTTGTCCAGCACTTGCATTTCAAAGGCCTGGCGTTCAAGCACAGCCGCTTCGAGCTGGGTAAGGATGGGCACATTGACTCCCAGGCGGATTCCAAGATTCCAGGGGCAGTGATGCTGGACGGCGTGAAGAACGTCACGTTTGAATCATGCGAAATCGCCCACACCGGGATCTACGCGATCTGGTTTCGCAAGGGGTGCACTGAAAGCGCCATCACCCGCTCCTATCTGCACGATATGGGGGCGGGAGGCGTGCGGATTGGCGATGTGCCGCTGGACCCGGATCCTCGGGGACGCACCCACCACATCACGGTGCACAACAACATCATCCACACCGGGGGGCGTTATTTCATGGGCAGCGTGGGGGTCTTCATCACGCACAGCGGCGAGAACACCATCACCCACAACGACATTGGCGACTTCTTCTACAGCGGCGTTTCAGCTGGCTGGGTATGGGGCTATGCGGAGAGCGTGGCCCACCACAACAAGATTGAGTTCAACCACATTCACCACCTGGGCTATGGGGTGTTGAGCGATATGGGCGCGGTGTACCTCCTCGGACCTGCCTCCGGCACCACCGTGTCCAACAACCACGCCCATCATGTGAACGGCTATCGCTACGGCGGCTGGGGGCTGTACACTGACGAGGGGAGCTCCGGGGTGCTCATGGAGAACAACCTCGTGCATCACACCCGCCACGCGGGCTTCCACCAGCACTACGGGAAGGACAACATCATCCGGAACAACATCTTCGCCTTTGGCGAGGAGGCTCAGATTCAGCGGTCCCGGACGGAGGAGCATCTCTCCTTCAGCTACCAGAACAACATCGTGTACTTCGACAGCGGCCTTCTCCTCTACGGCCAGTGGAAGAGCCCGAAGGTGCGCATGGAACAGAACCTGTATTGGGACGCCTCCAAGCGCCCGATCGACTTCGGGGGTGGGGACTTCGCCGCGTGGCAGAAGCAGGGCTATGACCGGGGGTCAAAGATCGCTGACCCGGTCTTTGTGGATGTGGCGAAGAGCGACTTCCATCTGAAGCCGGAGTCACCTGCGCTGACCATGGGCTTCAAGCCCTTTGACTACAGCCAGGCTGGCGTCACGGGTGACGATGCCTGGAAACAACTCGCCGCCAGTCTGAAGCCTCTGGAACTGGAGCGCGAAGAGCTGCCCAAGTTCACCCTGCACGATGACTTTGAGAGCACTCCGGTGGGCAAGACCATGTGGAATGGCCGCGTCAGCACGGATGAGAAGGGGGGCACCATCCTGGTCAGCGAAGATCACGCAAAGAGCGGCAAGCGCAGCCTGAAGTTTCAGGATGCCCCCGGGCTCACCCAGCGTTACCAGCCGCATCTCTCCTTTGATCTGAATCACAAAACGGGCACCACCACGGTCGGGTTCAATCTCTGGCTGGAGCCGGAGGCTGAGTTCACCCATGAGTGGAGGGACAAGAATGCCCCCTATCGGGCAGGTCCGAGCCTCGAGATTCGCAAAGGCTCGCTCAAGGTGGCTGGCAAGGAGCTGTTAAAGCTTGAACCCGCCCAATGGATGGGGATTGAGATCCGTGCCGCCCTGGGCGAGTCCAGTACGGCGAAATGGGATCTGACCGTGACCTTGCCGGATGGGACCCGTAAAGAGTTTAAGGAGCTGGCATTCAAGAACCCGGACCTCCAACAGCTCGAGAGCATGGTGTTCGTGAGCGACGCCAATGTGGCCACCTCCTTCAGCCTGGACGATCTGGACATCCACAATGAGTGA
- a CDS encoding acetate kinase, with protein MDSPNILVINCGSSSLKFAVIWPVSGKVLSQGLAERLGSQEARLIWTATDGEKHTKLLPKADHEEALDFILSGLRGLALGAVGHRVVHGGEQFSDSVRLNTDTLVGIEACNELAPLHNPANVTGIRAAMERFPELPHIAVFDTSFHQTMPTHAYLYAVPYELYEKHRIRRYGFHGTSHRYVAGEASTRLGRLPTELQLITAHLGNGCSACAVKHGRSVDTTMGFTPLEGLVMGTRSGDVDPNLHQYLAEHTGRTLQEITDLLNRESGLLGLSGLSNDMRTLVAASEQGDTHAHLAIEVFCYRLAKGILGLCASLDHVNTLVFTGGIGENSAPVRARTLAHLGLLKARIDHDLNAQHGSAVAGRITTTDSGLLAMVVPTNEELVIAREADRLRLVET; from the coding sequence ATGGATTCGCCCAATATCCTCGTCATCAACTGCGGCAGTTCTTCGCTCAAGTTCGCCGTGATCTGGCCTGTCTCCGGCAAAGTGTTGAGCCAGGGTCTGGCAGAGAGACTGGGCTCCCAGGAGGCACGGCTGATCTGGACGGCAACGGATGGCGAGAAGCACACCAAGCTCCTGCCCAAGGCCGACCATGAAGAAGCACTCGACTTCATCTTGTCAGGGCTGAGGGGCCTTGCGCTGGGGGCGGTAGGACATCGCGTCGTGCATGGAGGGGAACAGTTCTCCGACAGTGTCCGGCTCAATACAGACACCCTCGTCGGCATCGAGGCCTGCAATGAATTGGCGCCTCTGCACAATCCGGCCAACGTCACCGGTATTCGCGCGGCGATGGAGCGTTTCCCTGAGCTGCCCCACATCGCCGTCTTCGACACCTCTTTCCACCAGACGATGCCGACGCATGCCTACCTCTATGCGGTGCCGTACGAATTGTACGAGAAGCACCGGATCCGGCGCTACGGTTTCCATGGCACGAGTCACCGCTATGTCGCGGGTGAGGCCTCCACCCGCCTGGGCCGGCTGCCGACGGAGCTTCAGCTCATCACCGCCCATCTGGGAAATGGTTGCAGCGCCTGTGCGGTGAAGCATGGTCGCAGCGTGGATACCACCATGGGCTTCACGCCCCTGGAAGGACTGGTCATGGGCACCCGCAGCGGGGATGTGGACCCCAATCTCCACCAGTACCTGGCCGAACACACCGGACGCACGTTGCAGGAAATTACGGACCTCTTGAATCGTGAAAGCGGTCTGCTGGGTCTGTCGGGATTGAGCAATGACATGCGCACCCTGGTGGCCGCCAGCGAACAGGGCGACACCCACGCCCACCTGGCAATCGAAGTGTTTTGCTACCGGCTAGCCAAGGGCATCCTGGGCCTTTGTGCTTCGCTTGATCACGTCAACACCCTGGTCTTCACAGGCGGGATTGGCGAGAATTCCGCACCCGTGCGCGCCCGTACACTGGCGCATCTGGGCCTCCTGAAGGCGCGGATTGACCATGATCTCAATGCTCAACACGGCTCTGCGGTCGCCGGACGCATCACCACCACGGACTCAGGACTCCTGGCCATGGTGGTGCCGACGAATGAAGAACTCGTGATTGCCCGCGAAGCGGACCGGCTTCGTCTGGTAGAAACTTGA
- the pta gene encoding phosphate acetyltransferase: protein MPHTLYLAPSGSSAGLTTIALGLVRSLDIHGVKVAFCKPIGQSTSQDKGPERSTHFVREATHLLPSTPIPLDQAERLITTGRMDELLERVIENYHASAADADVVIVEGLVHTAETPQADELNLQLVKTLSAEVILVGSLGYVPLDEFESRMEYTSRKFGDSVVGCIINRVPDAVDQSLKELGMSFALRSRLFHSSGFHLIGAVPEKAELASCRAVDMARYLNATVLHEGELKTRRVRRFTMLARTVPNMLDTFLPGSVLITPSDRSDVIVATCMATLNDIPIAALLLTGDMEVPPAIFDLCRAGLATGLPILQVPTNSWHTATALTRMSAEVPVDDIERVQQSMDYVASYIDSEWIASHAAIPVEARMSPAAFCFRLTERARQTSRRIILPEGNEPRTIRAAVICAQRGIARCVLIGSPEEIRRVARGQEVELPPQVEILDPVPLRQNYIAPLVEMRKAKGLTPEAAAELLEDNVWLGTVMLALGQVDGLVSGAVHSTANTIRPALQIIKTRPGAKVVSSIFFMCLPDQVLVYGDCAVNPDPDAETLADIAIQSADSAATFGLPVRVAMISYSTGESGSGVDVEKVREATQIARSKRPDLMLDGPLQYDAAAVAEVAASKAPDSPVAGKATVFIFPDLNTGNTTYKAVQRSASVVSIGPMLQGMRRPVNDLSRGALVEDIVYTIALTSIQAGQI from the coding sequence ATGCCCCACACTCTCTACCTTGCCCCCAGCGGCAGCAGCGCCGGCCTCACGACCATCGCCCTCGGCCTGGTTCGCTCCCTTGACATTCACGGCGTGAAGGTGGCGTTCTGCAAACCCATTGGCCAGTCCACCAGCCAGGACAAGGGGCCGGAGCGCTCCACACACTTCGTGCGGGAGGCAACTCACCTGCTGCCATCGACTCCCATTCCGCTGGACCAGGCAGAGAGGTTGATCACGACCGGTCGAATGGATGAACTGCTCGAGCGGGTGATCGAAAACTATCACGCCTCTGCGGCGGATGCGGATGTGGTGATCGTCGAAGGTCTGGTCCACACCGCCGAGACGCCTCAGGCCGATGAACTCAATCTTCAACTGGTCAAGACCTTGAGCGCTGAAGTCATCCTGGTGGGCTCCCTCGGATACGTACCGTTGGATGAGTTCGAATCGCGCATGGAGTACACCTCCAGGAAGTTTGGCGACTCCGTCGTGGGCTGCATCATCAATCGCGTTCCAGACGCCGTTGACCAGTCGCTCAAGGAACTGGGGATGAGCTTCGCCTTGCGCAGCCGCTTGTTCCATAGCAGCGGATTCCACCTCATCGGCGCGGTGCCGGAGAAGGCAGAACTTGCCTCTTGTCGGGCCGTGGATATGGCCCGCTATCTGAACGCCACCGTTCTGCATGAGGGGGAATTGAAAACGCGGCGGGTGCGCCGTTTCACCATGCTGGCGCGGACGGTGCCCAACATGCTGGACACCTTTTTGCCGGGCTCCGTGCTGATCACGCCTTCGGACCGCAGTGACGTCATCGTCGCCACCTGCATGGCCACGCTCAACGACATTCCCATCGCCGCCCTGCTGCTGACCGGTGACATGGAGGTGCCTCCGGCCATCTTTGACCTCTGCCGGGCCGGGCTTGCCACCGGTCTGCCCATTCTCCAGGTGCCCACGAACAGCTGGCACACTGCCACCGCACTCACCCGCATGAGCGCTGAGGTACCAGTGGATGACATCGAGAGGGTGCAGCAGAGCATGGACTACGTGGCGAGCTACATTGACAGTGAATGGATCGCCTCTCATGCCGCCATTCCGGTGGAGGCTCGCATGTCGCCGGCCGCATTCTGTTTCCGTCTCACGGAGCGAGCCCGCCAGACATCCCGCCGCATCATCCTTCCAGAAGGCAATGAGCCCCGCACCATCCGCGCAGCGGTCATCTGCGCCCAGCGTGGCATTGCCCGCTGTGTCCTCATTGGTTCCCCCGAGGAGATCCGCCGTGTCGCCCGGGGCCAGGAGGTCGAACTTCCCCCACAGGTGGAGATCCTCGATCCCGTGCCGCTGCGGCAAAACTACATCGCTCCCCTGGTGGAGATGCGCAAAGCAAAAGGGTTGACTCCTGAAGCTGCCGCGGAGCTGCTGGAGGACAACGTGTGGCTGGGCACAGTCATGCTTGCCCTGGGCCAGGTGGACGGTCTTGTGTCTGGAGCAGTTCATTCCACGGCCAACACCATCCGCCCGGCGCTCCAGATCATCAAGACCCGCCCTGGAGCAAAGGTCGTTTCCTCGATCTTCTTCATGTGTCTTCCCGATCAGGTGCTGGTCTATGGCGACTGCGCGGTTAACCCGGACCCGGATGCGGAGACTCTGGCGGACATCGCCATTCAGAGCGCCGATTCCGCGGCGACCTTCGGCCTTCCGGTTCGCGTGGCCATGATCAGCTACTCCACGGGAGAGTCCGGCAGCGGAGTGGACGTTGAAAAGGTCCGCGAGGCCACGCAGATCGCGCGGAGCAAGCGCCCTGACTTGATGCTGGACGGCCCGCTCCAGTATGACGCTGCCGCCGTGGCTGAAGTGGCGGCCTCGAAGGCACCAGACAGCCCGGTCGCTGGCAAGGCGACCGTCTTCATCTTCCCGGACCTCAACACGGGGAACACCACCTACAAGGCCGTGCAGCGCAGTGCCAGTGTCGTGAGCATCGGCCCCATGCTGCAAGGGATGCGCCGGCCGGTCAACGACCTCTCCCGGGGAGCCCTGGTGGAGGACATCGTGTACACCATTGCCCTCACCTCCATCCAGGCAGGTCAGATCTGA
- a CDS encoding RES family NAD+ phosphorylase — MMLEAWRICKRRHAATAFTGEGAAIAGGRWNSPGIRLVYGSASQSLALLENLVHVNPAVSFKLVAFHIKFPAAMVKVLELADLPANWAESPAPVASQKVGDEWVAAGDSAVLALPSVIVPGERNYLLNPAHLDFKKIEVQGPIDFPVDPRLQ, encoded by the coding sequence ATGATGCTGGAGGCCTGGCGCATCTGCAAACGCCGGCACGCCGCCACCGCCTTCACCGGTGAAGGGGCGGCGATCGCGGGTGGCCGGTGGAACTCACCGGGCATCCGGCTGGTCTATGGGAGTGCCTCCCAGTCCCTGGCGCTCCTGGAAAATCTGGTGCACGTCAATCCCGCCGTATCCTTCAAGCTGGTGGCGTTCCACATCAAGTTCCCCGCTGCCATGGTCAAGGTGCTGGAGCTGGCTGATCTTCCCGCGAACTGGGCCGAATCGCCCGCGCCCGTGGCGAGCCAGAAGGTGGGCGATGAATGGGTGGCGGCAGGTGATTCCGCCGTGCTGGCCCTGCCCAGTGTGATTGTTCCCGGCGAGCGAAATTATCTCCTGAACCCGGCGCATCTCGACTTCAAAAAGATTGAGGTTCAAGGTCCGATTGACTTCCCCGTCGATCCCCGGTTGCAGTGA
- the parS gene encoding type II RES/Xre toxin-antitoxin system antitoxin has translation MREGASKVKYRTTPEQGPVVISDVVATYMVPSAATHWPTSGELIASIVKGLAFKELTALQEGLGVSLDKLAGTLGIAKATLSRRKVQGRLDPEESDRVVRFARLMGKAVEVLESQDAARQWLNAPQTGLGGAIPLDYARTEVGAREVEALLTRIEHGVYA, from the coding sequence ATGAGAGAGGGGGCGAGCAAGGTGAAATACCGGACGACACCGGAACAGGGGCCCGTGGTTATCTCGGACGTCGTGGCCACCTATATGGTCCCCTCGGCTGCCACCCATTGGCCCACCTCGGGTGAGCTGATTGCGTCTATCGTCAAAGGTCTTGCCTTCAAGGAACTGACTGCTCTTCAGGAAGGGCTCGGCGTGAGCCTGGACAAGCTGGCAGGTACGCTTGGCATCGCCAAGGCGACCCTGAGCCGCCGGAAGGTTCAGGGGAGGTTGGATCCTGAGGAATCGGACCGGGTGGTGCGTTTTGCCCGGCTCATGGGCAAGGCCGTTGAAGTGTTGGAGTCCCAAGATGCCGCCCGCCAGTGGCTGAATGCGCCTCAGACGGGGCTAGGCGGGGCCATCCCGCTGGACTACGCCCGCACGGAAGTGGGGGCCCGGGAGGTGGAGGCTCTTCTCACCCGCATTGAGCACGGCGTGTACGCATGA